The Equus quagga isolate Etosha38 chromosome 19, UCLA_HA_Equagga_1.0, whole genome shotgun sequence DNA segment GCCACTACCTGTACCAGAATTCATGTTGTTCCTACCAGAAGTGGGTGTAAAATAATCCTTGAAAATTCAGACTTAAATGGATATGAATTAGGAGGtagtgattttttctttcttttccaggttTGTATTTCAGCAGTCAGAAAAGTTTGCAAAGGTGGAAAACCAATACCAGTTACTGAAAATAGAAGCCAATGAATTCCAAGGGCTTCAAAGTAAAATCAGTTTAATCTCAGAAAAGGTAATTATTAATTGGCTTATTTGGGgagattttcccatttttcttctccactcCCACCCTTTTACCTcgtttataaattcttttttcctgccttgtAGACCATTACTATTTTAACTCTCACTAGTCTTCCAACCTCTTCACGTTCTCCCTTCAATCCAGTTTAGACTTAGATTATATTCTGAAAGGACAGGATTTTTTTATATAACAAACgttattgtttaaaaagaacCATATGCTCATATTGATGTGACCgcaattttgtaatttaaatgtCAAGTATCTAGAGCACTGAAAATACAGTTAATCTTCAGGTATAAAGTTAGAATAGAAACAGCACTTGGGCAAAGATCcgtcagtttttctttctttactctccACTTGGtaagcatatatacatatgcatataagAAAAACTAACCTAAAAATAAGTAGATTTTGTAgccaaatgaaaactaaaatccaCGTTTATATTGTGTTTCTTCAACCTGCAAATGCAGATGCATTATTACTGTGATTCTTAGAAATGTGAGACAgattaaagaatttttatctaCCTCGCTTCTCAGGAGAGGGTCAGCTACAATCAGTAAGGCATCCTGTGGGCCTAGTCTGGCTACCAGGGACCAAGCTGTCATTGGGAAACATgccttgtttgttcatttattcattcactaaatcTTTACTTGTGTCCTAAGGTAGACAAGGACTTGTGCTTGGCACCGAGGTAAGCAAAGATGTTATAAAAGTAGACAGAAATGAAACAGAGTGTCTAAGTTCTTACAGCCTCATGCACAGGATGAGCATATAATCGCTCAGAAGAgaaaaaccaggggctggcccaccgtggccgattggttaagttcgcacactccgctgcaggcggcccagtgtttcgttggtttgaatcctgggcgcggacgtggcactgctcatcaaaccacgctgaggcagcatcccacatgccacaactagaaggacccacaacgaagaatatacaactatgtaccggggggctttggggagaaaaaggaaaaagataaaatctttaaaaaaagaagagaaaaaccacGGGTGAAAATTATGCATCTCCCACCCATGCCAGAGGATTTCGTGGAGGGTGAGTTTAGCTACCTCTGGGAACGAGCTGCAAGAGTTGGTATTTTAACCTAGGGCTCAAGCTGGAATCTGGTTATAGTTGTTGAGGGGCCCTCTAATCAGAAAAAGCATAATGATAGAAAACATACCAGGAGATAGAAACTTCCTATACATACatgctattaaaaacaaattttgaagaaagatttcttttttaaatgaaaaatttggtagccattaaaattctttttgaagcatatttttaaaatatcatcgtAGGATCCAAGAAATGTTCAGTCTTTGCATAGCTCCTTCTCTCCCAGCCTGCCCTAGGAATAGTTTAACAATAGCTGCCTTTTCACAAAGCTGCCCCCAAAGGCCAGCCTAACTCAGTAGGAGGGGAAAACATCTACAAGTGGGCTCTCATCACAACCGTATGACCTTGAAAAATTACTTGAACTTCTCTTGGCCtctatttcatcatttattaaatgagaATAACAAGATTTCTATAAAGATCAGATGAGATACAATATCTATGCAAAAGTGTTTGAAAGTTTTCAAGCAGTAATAAAGTTAAGGTAttagctctttaaaaaatgaaaaactggtaGAATATATTGGTAGCCCAAAAATGCTAGCTGTTGTGGTATACTAGTCGCTATATATTGGCAGATTAAATCTTGAGACCTTATTATCCTGAAAAGGTGATCTTATACTTGTGGTCTACTGGGGTATACTGCCTCCAGATTAAAATGATGCTCTACTGAACAGCCTCCAAAGGACGTGACCTTAGGTGCAGATAAGCTTGCCGCTTCAGAATGCTGCAAATAAGACAACTAAATCTAACGGTATTACCAGTGTACAAGTATTTCTCAGAATTGGTTTTTAAAGGAAGTTCTATTATGGCTACACATatacattgaaaataatttttaaacaagattTCAGAGTGGTCTTATTCTATTAGTCAGGACTCACATGTTGTTCCCAGCTATCACTTGGAACTGCTTTAGGTGTTGATTGAGGTGGGCCCAGAAGGTTTATAGCCATTCTTCTTCCTAAACATCAACAAACATGTTCTTTATACCCTGAGATATGGGGACTACAACAAGGCATAAAACATAATCTCTTCCCCTAGGGAACATAGAAGCTCTCATATCTTCCCCAGGGTAATTCATCATCTGTTAAAGAGTCAGATTTCAGAGTCTCTTCTAAGCCTTTCTTCACTGCCCTCCAGACTTCTGATTTCTCCTCTAAGCATACATTCTCCCCATGCTAATTCTGTCGTGATACAAACCATAATCTATTGtgattttttgttattaatttgcTTGTCTCCTTTACTGCTCTTTAGGACAAacattgtgttttttatctctGCATACCTAGTGCCTAATAATGGAAcagaagacactcaataaatcttATGGGACTCTAGAATATATGATGTAAAAGATTCAAAGCACTATCTCCCCTATCAAGTTGTGAAGTCAGGGGCTGTACTATATCTATATTTTCTGTCTGTCTAGCACAAGGTCTGGCACAGAGTGAACACTCAAGAATTCTTGAATTATATATGCTAAGTACCAAATAGTTGGCAAAAACATAATACAATAGGTGCTACAGGAGTTCAGGCTGTCACGGCTCAGGCTGTGGAAGAATGCCGCACTGAGGAGCTGAAATCTGGTCTGAGCCTTGAAGGAAGAACACAACTTAACTAagcaaagaggagggaaaaatagCATAGAGAGAGGTTATGGAATTTAGGACTTTACCCTAGAAGTATTAGGAAACATTGTGGGTTTTTTAATGTTGTACCATGGTGTGcatagcagttttttttttttaagattggcacctgagctaacaactgttgccaatcttctttttgttttttcatgcttttttctcgccaaatccccccagtacaaggttgtatattttagttgtgggtctgtgtagcaatttttaaaagcttaatctGGCTATGGTGTTAGAATGATTTAGAAAGGAAGTAACTGGAAGCAGATATTAGATAatacttctgaaatattttccttgatCATCAAAATCTAGTTTGGGTGCCCTACCTAAATGCTTCTATAGCTCTTGCCCTGTCATAGCTCATATAGACTTGGCTTTCTCCCCAGTTAAACTAAGCTACTTAAGGGTAGAAGTATGTCTTGTACAGTATTATGTCTTCAACACAATGCTGCaaacatttgataaattaatGATCATTTCTATGCCTTCCTATATTCTGTAAGGTTATATCATCTATGTGTGAGTGTAGACCAAAAGAGGTCCACGACCTGGCTCTTCTACATTCTGGACACATATTATAGGAGATGCCAGGAGTTTACCGTAATTTACAGATACTTAGAACACTTTCCCATTTGACATTAGTTGTCTCAGTTTTGCCTTTGTGATATCTGTAAGATCTGATTCTGGTACCTTCTCTACAAGAGGTCAgtcaacaaatttttttctcaggCAGAAACTTCCAGAACCATAGGATTTAGGAAAGTTAACAAATTTTATAACTAAGTTGCAGTTTATAAAAAAGCcaaataaccataaaaattaCAACTAAGTTGCTTTCCATCGGAgtggaaaaaagagggaaatgtgATCTACTTCAAACTTCtgtaacattatttttctcttgactATCCCTCCATAAAAATCTGCAAATATTTAGGACTGTAAACTCAAGTGTATATTTTTTCTACCATAGCACTaatctattaaattttttaaaatattttgacaactATTAAAGTAATAATTGTTTTTGTCAGTATGATTCTTATATACTTGGATATTTTAGACATCTTCAGAATTTGAACTTGCCACATGATTGTTAGAGTGTGTTTCCCTCATATAAAAGTTATTAAGTAGCCTTGGGAATTGTTTTGTGTTATAAATGCAGCTTGAGTCTACTGAAAGTATCCTGCAGGAAGCTACATCATCCATGTCTTTGGTGACCCAGTTTGAGCAGGAAGTGTCCAGCCTCCAAAGTATCATGCATGACATTCAGAATAGTGAAGAGATGCTCATTCAAAAGATGCAAAGCCTTAATGAGAAATTCCAGAATGTTACAGATTTCTGGAAGAGaagcctagaagaaatgaatgttAATACAGACGTTTTCAAATCAGAATCAAAACGCATACGTTCTCAAGTTACTGTCCAAATTAACTCAGCTGAACAAGGAATAAAATTGCTCACTGAAAGACTAAAAGATTTGGAAGACAGCACATTAAGGAATATTAGAACAGtgaaaagacaagaagaagaagatctTCTGCGAGTAGAGGAGCAGCTAGGCTCTGACACAAAAGCAGTTGAAAAGTTAGAAGAGGAACAGCATGCTCTCTTTGCCAAAGATGAAGAGCTGACTAATAAACTTTCCAACTACGAACCCAAAGTTGAAGAATGCAAGACACATTTGCCAACAATTGAAAGTGCTATTCGCTCTGTCCTCAGAGTCTCTCAGGATCTAAtagggacagaaaagaaaatggaagacttGACTATTCAGATGTTTAATATGGAAGATGATATGCTGAA contains these protein-coding regions:
- the IKBIP gene encoding inhibitor of nuclear factor kappa-B kinase-interacting protein isoform X1, whose product is MSEVKSRKKSGPKGAPAEPGKRSEGGKSPEARCAGGGGWADPRTGLSLLSLGTCLGLAWFVFQQSEKFAKVENQYQLLKIEANEFQGLQSKISLISEKLESTESILQEATSSMSLVTQFEQEVSSLQSIMHDIQNSEEMLIQKMQSLNEKFQNVTDFWKRSLEEMNVNTDVFKSESKRIRSQVTVQINSAEQGIKLLTERLKDLEDSTLRNIRTVKRQEEEDLLRVEEQLGSDTKAVEKLEEEQHALFAKDEELTNKLSNYEPKVEECKTHLPTIESAIRSVLRVSQDLIGTEKKMEDLTIQMFNMEDDMLKAVSEIMDMQKTLEGIQYDNSILKMQNELDVLKGKVHDFMVYSGTREKGTLEEYNLENKGVDSDF